A window of Limanda limanda chromosome 4, fLimLim1.1, whole genome shotgun sequence genomic DNA:
GCggatctttatttttattttcatgttttaacTTTAGAGTTTACGATTTCATTTTGAAGTCAAATATCTATTTTTATCGACTATAATCCTGCAAATTATTTGGATTTACTCGGACCTTGATTTTGGAGATTTACCTTTGACCAGTGCTGTGTACTGCTCGAGTAGATTAGACCCcagttttgatgttttttggTCTTCTGAACCTTAGGTGCACTTTATTCTGGCTGCCACATTTGTTCAAACGCTTCATGCAGTTTAGATCACTGGAAACATTTGCTCCTTTTCTCTGAGGACTCGTGCGTCTTTTCTTCCTGGAAAGCAGTGATGGCTGAGGTTCAACTAAACAGtgcttcctttccttttttttatcaccTGAGAAACTTGTTGTGAATCCTCATCACATACCGCTCTCCTTCTTTCCACCTGCACAAGGAAGACTTCCACTTCCAAGACCCTGGCTCCAGGTGCCCGTCCAGCCCTGACGCATCGAGGACCACGCTGCGGCAATGGAAAGTATCTCGAACCAAAGTGACTTGTTGTGGCCATTCAACGAGTCGTGGAAGAACTCGAGTCTCCCTAACGGCACCTTCGGGTTGAATCAGACGAATCCTCTGAAGCGCAATGAGGAGGTGGCGAAGGTGGAGGTGACCGTGCTCGCCCTGGTGCTGGTCCTGGCGCTGGCCGGGAACCTGTGCGTCCTGCTGGCCATCCACACCACCAAGCACAGCCAGTCGCGCATGTACTACTTCATGAAGCACCTGAGCATCGCCGATCTAGTTGTGGCGATATTCCAAGTTCTGCCTCAACTTATCTGGGACATCACTTTTCGCTTCTACGGCCCGGACACCTTGTGCAGATTGGTGAAATACGTGCAGGTCGTCGGGATGTTCGCGTCCACGTACATGTTGGTGCTGATGTCTGTAGACAGGTGCCTGGCCATTTGTCAGCCTCTCCGCTCCCTGCACCGGAGGAAAGACCGTTTCTATGTGATCTCCTCCTGGCTCCTGAGTCTGCTGTTCAGCGTCCCCCAGATGTTCATCTTCTCCCTGCGAGAGGTGGGCTCGGCCGGATCAGGGGTCTACGACTGCTGGGGGGATTTCGTGAAGCCCTGGGGAGCCAAGGCGTACATCACCTGGATCAGCCTGACCATTTACATCATCCCCGTGGCCATACTGAGCATTTGCTACGGTTTGATAAGCTTCAAAATCTGGCAAAACTTCAGACTGAAAACCAGACGGGAGCAGTGCATAAGCCTGACGCCCAAATCCTCCAAAGGCAACACGCTGGCCCGTGTAAGCAGCGTGAAGCTCATCTCCAAGGCGAAGATCACCACGGTGAAAATGACTTTTGTAATCGTCCTGGCTTATATCGTCTGCTGGACCCCCTTCTTCTCTGTCCAGATGTGGTCTGCGTGGGACCCAGAGGCGCCTCGTGAAGGTAGGAACACAGTTTCTTAAAATGCGCACCAAAGCGTAAAGGCTGGTGTGCTATTATCATAAGTCATATTTTGGACACTGGggtattcaccatcttgtcctttgttttaaaattgcaAACCCATAATTTACGCCCAGTTTCTCTGATAACATCGAGGGGTTTGgaggttttaaaatgtatgtttcatCCTTCTCCGTGTGCGCATTGGTTGTCTTTACGCACAAGGATGCCAACGCCTGTCCACCAATAAGAGAAAACTGAGGCAACAAAAACAAGCTGAGCTGTGTTTATTGTATCTAATTGACCTGGGGCAGGAGTTTCACATACGAGTCAGAAGATGTTAATAAAGGAACATTGGGTTCAATAAACCCCTGTACGTTGCTAAGGACACAGATTACACTGCAGGTATATGTGTTTTCTGATATTTATCAATTCAaacattcaaaaacacaaaaatgtgtttagttGTGAGTTGTGACATCACAACTAAACACATGAGTGCCGTCTACCTACACTAATAATCAAGTGTATTGATCAAATGTTTtggtgctgttgttgtttacatAGAGAAACATATGAAGCTGGGAGACATTatagattttctgtttttcttatatGTCAAATTACTTATATACCTGCTTTATATGCTAAGAAAAACACATCGTTTATTTAAAGTGCCTAAACTGCATACATGATCCCACTTCCAAATACCCTCTGACCTTCCCCACGCTGCAGACACCGAGTGATGGCTAATCATTATACAAATTAGTGTGCGTCACGGCGCGCTCCAAGCGGCTCCTGCTTGGGCCTGTGAGGCACGTTGGATTGTGTCGTTGACATTTAACCACAATAGGCCACGAAGCGGCCATCTATATGTCCTCCCTTATATTTATCGACCTGCTCTGCCATGGCCACACCCATTTAACAAGAGGAGACTAATGTGCCAATTCGTCTTCACGGTGTGTTTGCACAGTTCACATTGTGACGAGGACATATGTTTAATGTGAGAGATAAGATGTAATTGACCTGTTTGTTGGGAACCCTTATTGGAAAAGGTAATTCTGATAAGAGCTATTCATTTAAGGACTTTGCAGAATGATGTGTCTGCTTCTCCtcttgaataaaacattaacagTGGTAGATGGTAGTTCATCAGACAATAAAGTAAATATGTTGTTATAAAAACTCTTTAATATAAAGCCTGACTgcgagaagaagaaaatcagaAAATTTATTTCTGAAAAGAGAATTTAGagacttttcttcttttcttctgccTCAGAGGGTTTTTGCCAACGTTTCCAGCTGACAGCATGTGCGTAGTTGTCATTCTCCTCTGGCTGCATTCTTCTCACCAGTCATTTCTACTTTTGAGGAAAAAGAACAATACACCGAGAGGTAATCCTTTAGCAATCAGCATGAGGCTAGATGCGCCTAGGAAGGAACAGCAGTCGGCTCTGATGCTGCAACGTTCAATTTTCAAAGTCAGTGTAGTCAGAAAATAGCAGCAGAGGTTTTTCATTCTGTGAATGGGAGAGACGGTGATGAAACCAATTTGTGCTGCAGAGCCTGGATCGGTGCAGATGTCTGATGGCTTCCCTGCACGTGAGCACGCTGCACTCAGAGAGGCCATGATTGGCAACAACACGGGCCTGTGTACAAAAGATAGTGTCACCTGTGTATGTGCAGATAAAGTGATCATTATGAGACATTTTCCGCCAAGTCAGCCAAGACGAGCTTGAAGCCGGAAGCTCTTGCTAAAcgttgcctttttttttattaatgaaccATTAACAGTTTCAAAACACAGGATTTTAGATACTGTGATTTTGGTTGTTTGAATTTTTTCGGtcattctttgtgtttttaggGGTTGTCTGAGATCAGACTGTGcctttaaaaacagtttgtactgCAGTGACAGATGAGCAATCAATCAGGACCATATCGCTCAGTGAAACtaattattaatttttattgCCCATATACCTACAGACTTATACTTCCTGACCTCACTGTGAAATATATCCATAATATATTCCTTGAGACTTAAATAACCCCAAACGTAAGAGTACTAGAGTAATGAACATTGATTTCTCTctctacattttttttcaatgctGCAGAAAGTCGATTCTTTCAGCCTGTGTCTGAGGGATTGGCACCATCAGGGATATTCCTGCCATGGTCTCCTCCGTAATGGAACCATTAGAGACATATTTGCCACCATTTTCAGCATCAATCAAGCTGTTACTTCAGCTCGTGGCTGTCTCTAAAAGACCCCTCCAAGAAATGGCAGTGTATAAACGCACTAGTTTCTTCTCTGATTCATTGCAGACACCTCCACTTTCGCCACTGACTTACTACTTATGTAAAgtacaaatgtcacaaatgacCCAGCACCTGAAACAGTCAGATGAATATTCAGGTTCACAGTTTGACACTTTGCGAGATGTGCCTATTCCCTTTCTGTTCAGGGTTGATTGATAAAATTGCCAAAACTCAACAACCCAAAATATCTGACATTTCGTGATTTGAATCTATTGTGAAAGAGTCAGGACCTTTCAAAGACTGGAGGTTCACCCGCCCTTTAATCTTATCAATACGACTTTGAAAGCATTAGAGACAGGTAGCTAAATATTCCGTTCTTTAAGCTTTGTGAAGGCAAACGGTGAATTTGCAgtgaacaaacagacagatttcATTATGTAAAGGACAAAAACACCCGAAGGTTAAACTCTgactcagacacaaacaaagctCCCAAAGATCTTTAAAAGCAAACCTGTTCCCCTGTGGAGCCTGCGTGGGGCCCTCGGACACTGACTCACACTTAGCTCCATACTATTGATTTGTCCAATCGCAAAGTGTTATTTCTCTAAAGGTCCTTTTCTATGTGTCTTTAAAAACCACGAGACAAAGAAACTTGGAACATGAGGGAAAGTCTTGTCAAAgcagttttatttacaaatatcACCTAAAGtcaaaaaatctatttgatCACCGCCAATGCTTGTTCAGCTTGATGGGGACACGGATCAGCCTTTGGTGTTGTCAGTAAATGAATTACAGTCTTTTTGGTCTGACCTGTATGTTTCCGCTCTGACAGGAAGACAGATGCACCACCCAGAGGAGGATTATATTCTGCCTCTCCGTTCTATGTGTGATTTATGGTTCCCTTTTGAATGACATTGTGAGCGAATTCTGTAAAGGCGCTTCACGATAGTTCCCCCTGCTATTCGAATTGGGTCCAGGCTGCTCTCTCATCCAACCTGATAAGAATGTTTGATAACTACCGGTCTTCTGCAGTGAGGTGTTAGATTCTCTCCATGTCAGTTGAACCTATTTACAGCTGACGGATGTGTGGCCGAAGCTTTGTGTCAACTTACTCAATGTTTTAACTTGTACATGTCATGGGCGTTCTCTTGCTCAGATCTGAATATTGGGTCGGTATTTAACACACCCTTCAATCATTTTCAATTACTCATCTGAAACATTTCGATGTAGAACTCAAAAGCAGATTATCAAACCAATGAAACTGCAATTGAAGGGGTACTTAAATGATCTACACTCGGTTAAgttcatgtttttctctcatAAATCAAATCCTTAATAGCTGGTGAAGAGTTCTTATTCATCATGTGTGTGACTTTAACGCCCTTCCAGAAATCATTTACGATGACAAATCTCCGTTAGACTTCACAAAGCATCATTAGAGCCGTCCTGCGAACAGCAGCAGCGCACACAGACTGAGAGTGGCATTCGAAATCAGTAAGCAGAGGTCAAATACCAAAGTGGGCAGAGGTTAAATAGAGGATATGAACCAATTGCACAAATCCATTACTCATTTGCCAAATGTCAGTTGGATGGAGGCGTTGACCTGGCGTAAATGTCATCCAACGTGCCGCTGATAGTATCTCAGGGTGAGAGGAAGAATTCTGCTGGTCCTGTTCACTGTTTTAGAAGATTATTGGTTAATTGCTTGATTTAACAGTTCACCAATCAATCATTCACAATCTCTCCTTCCTCAAAGATCTCTAAAATGCATTGCAATCGGCTATGAAGTTCCAAGTCAGATGAAAATGGAAATGAGTATTTCATGAGATGAAAATGGGGGGTTATCGCAGTTGCTAAAATTCGTCAATGACATGAATTTGTGTTCccaaaaaaatgtggaaaaaaatgtaGTCTATTCAATATTTTGAGAAAATAATCGAATTGCCTGACCGCTACAACCACTCGACTAAAAAGTATTGATTGAAATCAGGATGAATAAACCATCACAAGTCAAACAAAATATTGGTGCACGAAATGCATGAAATACTTTCATACATTTTGTCACTGTACTTGTTAAGAATGGAAGTAGATACACATTTACCCAGTAATATCATTATTTGTTCAGAGACtatgaataaagatggaggacatgactgCTTCCCGAAAGTGAAGCCCAATTGTCtcgattgccacctggtggctggcggcagtataggtcataaattcTGTTAGAATATTTTTtcaaagatagtttctgtcattGGGTAGTTCTTATCATATTATTGGTCGAGCGCGTTTATTGACGGGACCTCGCTGCTCTGGCTTCATCCCCTGAACGTTTCTGTGcaggctccaaatgtgcaaaaatgGCAGTGTTCGTATCCAGGATATCCTGACTTCcattctggatagtgggaggatgCAGAGCTGCATTGTCAATCTTTAATGTTTGCTGTCACATACCactaactctcctctctctctgcagcgaTGCCCTTCATCATCTCCATGCTACTCGCCAGCCTCAACAGCTGCTGTAACCCCTGGATCTACATGTGCTTCGCCGGACACCTGTTCCAGGATCTTAGGCAGAACTTTCTGTGCTGCTCCACTCGCTACCTCAAGTCATCCAAGTGCCGCTGTGAGCCCGACTTTGACTCCAGTCACAAGAGCAACTCCTCAACGTTTGTCATTAAGAGCACCAGCAGTCAGAGGAGCCTCACACAGACTTCTAGCACATAAGCATGGaccctccaccccccacccacccatcaAGCTGCCCTCCTGGCCTTTAACCACATGCTGTCGCCATTAAAAAAGAATCCAGCAGTTTGACTCCTGCAGATACCTCTTTCCTTGAAGGTGGCTGTTCAAAGCCCAGAAGGGGAGTGACAACAACGCTCTTAAAATATTCTATTTACATTAATATACAGGACATAGTGAGAATATAATTGTGGAATAAGAAAATGTAGGCAAAATCTACAAACTCTAATTAAGGGGcaatattttgtaaataaaagcTTTCAAGATGATCATGGACCAAGCTGAGCAATCCACTGAATCTCTAGTTTATTgtttatacatttctttttatagatgtacagtatatatttacagatttaatGGGCAGAGTGTGaaacaaagatataaaaaaGAAGATTGAATGCTAGTTGAAGCCCTTTCAGCCTTTAGCAACTACACAATTGATTCAGTTGTTGTCACTAGCAAAgcttacatattatatatatatattacatattgtGTACAGTGTTGTTCACTTTGTTACATTTGCGTTGGGTTGCATGTGTAAGCATTTActtgagcttctgtttgatGTGAGTTGTTTTAGCTAAAGATAGGCAAAGATttctaaaatgtataaaaaataaaatcaataaagaaTGAAGGCGTCATTATTTGCACCGACCTGATGCAGAAGTTCTTCTGCCTCCGAAACAGACTGAACAAATCCTTGGCAATGTTcctggaaagtttccagagGGATGTTTGTCTGAATTTAGGACGTCACCGAGTTCCTGGAGGTTTTTTGGCAGCACATTGAAACTTTGAACATCCCGTTCGGCCTCAGTCCCAAAACACATTACTGGGTCAAGATCTGGAGATTGTGCAGTCCAGAGAGGTGACCTGCATGTTTCAGGAGGTAGTCTCAGGTCACAGCTGCTGCAAGACATGACGTATCCTCCTATGGACCATTGAGCCATGAATTCACTCTATAGCGTTTATCATTGCCTGTTTTATAATTCGTTGTAAATGCAAAATGTTTCAAGAATATAAGCTGTCAAGGATGTGATCCACTTAGCAGTAATCAGATATCATTTACAGCAATGAGAAGTGtcttgattaaaacaaaagctGAACAATAAAATGCTGAACAATATGCTGTAATACATTATCTCTTTGTGAAGTTCATATTGTTGCTTTACTTATTTCAACTGTCCTCTCCTAGAATAGATTTGTATACATTTGGGTAAATAGTGCAGCATTATTCAACTGCATTATATTGCAAAGATTTAGATCTTATCACTGTGTGGATTACAAGGTAGATTAATGTAACTTGTCAATAATTATTAAACACTATTTTAGTctacttttatttctttttaggataaggttatttattttatagctGTAACACTGTGCTTCTTTCATTTGAATTATTGAATTATTATGAGATGTTATATTGAAAGAAAGTCTGTCacataaatatttgtaatctaagacttttttaaatcaatgtaaTGACCAAAATAACTGGTGGATAATTTGCTTGTACATTATCTGTAATTGTACACATTTAATTTATCATTTGCAGGAGgggaaaatattaaataaatgtaaaagcaTTTAgatctgtgtgattttgttcaCACCAAATACATTAATTATATCTATATCATGTCTCTCTGAAGTAGTTTAAAAAGACGGAATAAGAAATAACACAACCAATAAACTGCTGTGGAATTCAACAGCTTCTATTTGaagattttaaataattattccTCATTTGAATGTTTCTCACCTTTCTGCATGTATCATATATAGACATATGGTGCTAAAGGTTTGAGAAAATGTACATGTGtagtattattttttaaataaaatatgtgccCTAAGAGGTTTGATCTGATGATCATTGCCTTTGTTCTGCTGAAATGAAAGTGGCTGCAGTGCTTGTCCACATTAGCTGGCAAATGAGTCACTCTTGTTCACATATTACAACCACCAAAGTGAAGCTGAATAATCAATAATGCATCTCCAAGTCAACAGAGAAGAGCGTGAGAGACATACAAACGCCAGTTCTAGGACAGAGGTGTCAAGCACGCGGGCCGCAGGTCTAATCCAGCCCATAGGACCACTGAGCAAGGTTTAAAGAGATGTgatgaaagatttatttttctaataaaaACCACTGTTGTTCCTGATTTGTCCACTGGGTGTCGCTTTGTCCTAGTAGGAGCAGTAGGTGGTGTGATAAAAACCACATAAAGACAGGTGAGACAGTCAAATGAGAGCTGATGTTCATGTGGACCACGTGAGGAAAGTAAACTTGATTTGATCTCAGCACCTTTCGTAGCTCAAGgaaaataatattcaacacaaCTATGAGACTCATCGTGACGAACAATGCAACAGCTTGGACGTGGGTTGTTGGAATGAGTTGTCTGAGGAAGCAGTTTGGATTGAAGTGTCACCAGTTTGTGCCCAGAGAAGCGACAGGACTTTAACAACAAGATAAACTCTGTGGCTGACAAGGATCGTGGATCTTGCTGGAGAACTGGACAGCCACATTAATGACAAAGTTATGTCATGTGTGGCATTTTCAGGAGCAACAACTTAGACAAACACGGACATTGCTCAAATAGCCAGACACATTTGTTGTGTGGATGCTCAGGACTGTCATTGAGAAGTTGGTGCCGATGACAGACACCACAAGAGTAAAACACAGATGATGGCAGACTGACTGAAAGTGGAAAAACACGCAGACATTTACGTATAATTTTGTTTTCTCAAGACATATTGTTGCACTTGTTAAGGCTCAGATGTGACATAAAGTTGACTGCTTAATGTAAAATGCTTCTTCAGAGACTTTCACTGGAATTAAACATGCAAATCGTTTGAAATTGTTCTTAATTCTCCTCGTTTGTTTTGCTCTGTGCTCTTTTAAATTGAAACATTTGGTGGAGTTGTCATCTACAGGTtgtgatgtaatgttttttttgctctAGCCCACTTTGGCGTATTAACTCAAATGGGTTTGACACCGCTGCTCTAATGGGTCCCAGTTCACAGGCAAGTGCCTCCAGGACAACCGCAGTAATATGTTGGTGAACATAAAGAATATTTGTTGCAAGCTTCTTGAAAAGATTtgagatgacacacacataatcaaGCTCTGAGGCCGTGGTGCAATAAACTTATCATAAGGGCTAAAGTGTCTAAGTTTCAGCCGATGCCTATTTTTTCTTTATACACTGTAAGTCCACAATAGCAACAAAATGTATATACTTTACTTTCAAATCATCATATACACAAACTGAAATATACAAACATGTAGATTTAATACCCCATCCATCACACTTTGATTAAATGTCCCAGCTAGTTACTGTTGATTTGTCACAAATTAAGAGGGAAATAtatctgaatatatatatatattttaatacacGGAGAAATCAGACAATATTGAACAAAGACATTCAGAAAACATTTCTCTTCCTTTCATTCTGTTAGCTTTTTTAAAATAAGGTTAAGTGTACAGACATGAAAGTGTCAAATTCAACTCAATCAATATCAATTCAAACACAGTggacacagcaacacacagccTCCTTATAACTTTCAATCTAGCCAAATGTGTCATGCATACAGGCAGCACCGTCCAGAGGTGCAGCACAGTCGGGGAGTTAATTACATTTGTTGTGAATGAAGTAGACGTAACCGGAGCTTTTTGTCACATAAATAAGTGAGAGAGTGCAGTTCCCTCTGTGAAGGCCGACTTCCCTCTTCTCCCACAGTGAGGAGCACAGAGCCCTGCCTGGCTGCCAGAGCTGTCACAGAACCACGCTGCCTGCTGCAGCTGTCGCACGGCTTCTGGTGGCAAAAGGCACAGCAGGCATGTCAGGACACCGAGCCGAGGGCTAGAAGACGGGAGGGTGGAGAGCAGCTTGTTAAGGGAACTGCAGGAGGAGTATCAGGGAGTAAGCAGGATGACAGGATTTATCTCCTGGTGTATAAAAAGATACTGGACTGCATCCGATCGTACTGTAAACACTACTGCGTAGAGTTCTTTAGACTTCTTTGCGCAGCACCACGCGCACGCTGCTGAAGACCTTGCCCAGGGCCTCGAAGAAGGGGTCGCAGAAGGTCTGGATGCAGAGGGAGTAGATGCGGCTGATGCACTGTGACTCGATCAGGCAGCTCTTGATGCAGGGAACCACCGCCCAGATGTGGCAGAAGGAGATGCAGGCGAACAGGA
This region includes:
- the oxtra gene encoding oxytocin receptor, with the translated sequence MESISNQSDLLWPFNESWKNSSLPNGTFGLNQTNPLKRNEEVAKVEVTVLALVLVLALAGNLCVLLAIHTTKHSQSRMYYFMKHLSIADLVVAIFQVLPQLIWDITFRFYGPDTLCRLVKYVQVVGMFASTYMLVLMSVDRCLAICQPLRSLHRRKDRFYVISSWLLSLLFSVPQMFIFSLREVGSAGSGVYDCWGDFVKPWGAKAYITWISLTIYIIPVAILSICYGLISFKIWQNFRLKTRREQCISLTPKSSKGNTLARVSSVKLISKAKITTVKMTFVIVLAYIVCWTPFFSVQMWSAWDPEAPREAMPFIISMLLASLNSCCNPWIYMCFAGHLFQDLRQNFLCCSTRYLKSSKCRCEPDFDSSHKSNSSTFVIKSTSSQRSLTQTSST